The Parambassis ranga chromosome 19, fParRan2.1, whole genome shotgun sequence genome contains a region encoding:
- the rpgrip1l gene encoding protein fantom encodes MSTLFDVTAADVPVKDIGLSRPAAPQDSSAHQYARARHDVSRVSREELEDRYLCLSEETLHLKQHIHKQEDKIRKLGTKLMRLVKDRGRMEQLAAGGGTPLARIRDVEMEEMMEELQEKVRSLQYDNEGLRQRLLVAKQQLINSQSHRQTAYSHVKPRINTGLKRLRDNASSPSQARPKSSRSLDRAGRPPIGQLPRYGHSLLEEARAKIRNLENVIESQRIHMEELEGAAELLREELRIKEASYEERLLQVRQQQNSKLRSHVSSNVMMVQLQKQLADRSNAVTELEGRFLQLQESQQTLKVSHDAAMLKVDELSAQLKDERLKALDLEKRLQSAKMSKIQTQQLKEQISELEQERDVLKDNNETLLTRAFDVSQQQKWQLQEQQLKLQIAQLETALKADLVDKNEILDKIKAERDTNENLTEENKKLQIQFLEQKQQLEEANSRLKFYSREGDYDVAELTEALLLIKTRKSQQSGDLGFLKEVEEDTSSSMSARELRAAHAETIQELQKTRNLLSMESRISRDYKVELEAAMQKMEADKAESEQKLERQAQLLDARAAKIKKLEAQLRDIAYGTKTYVLKPDISGEEEADDLDETLHLKCGENLLELQIVGISLSPAALEALGDTEPSTFCTYSFYLFDLHSTPVVTGRRPQYGFTSKYVVSMEENFLDYLWGGCVTVELHQALGLDWRTLATAQLRLQPLMEQDGKLHGSATLAGTGEDARSFGSLDYWLRLRIPMTETLQLYRDKVKAVGYVSSALTQQLPSSSSWNELLVTIQRCTDLRSRSSQHPSPYVIYKFFDFPDCPTSTVHDCCDPQFNDCKSYSVRMDADLHCYLKSDVLQFYVFDYREEQMDTYLGKARVPLLSLSHDQSVTGVFPLADPSGQPAGHMEVTLKWKFTYLPPSEAIMADEEPPAAETVEQKPEQHSTEATRRQALLTDEEEELHRCSSHPEAAAKVLLPKLIQRAQPKDAPPAKRVTFGEATAADKQVVSTEQEDEEQSCVSDGQLVPANAQSSDDSEISEDIVEDVEEVRAAAEDQSESTDSDDCIVHGPAAGRKPSERVRVEVVSLSLRPDSWVAQDSSVMRLFVEYSFLDLPTEETPLSLPKPPPGKSINYNYSKVIPVDVQSNAARRHLLRGVLQGRNPQMERIRFTVVSEPPEAEEQERECEDVGVAFLRINKILERQQDVTEAILDVLDMDNSSEVVGSLTVSVEGLEALQSIMKDQDVSAQLPSA; translated from the exons ATGTCCACTCTATTTGAtgtaacagcagcagatgtGCCGGTTAAAGACATTGGCCTGTCCCGACCTGCGGCTCCACAAG ATTCATCGGCCCATCAGTATGCTCGTGCACGCCATGACGTCTCACGGGTGTccagggaggagctggaggaccgGTACCTCTGCCTCAGCGAGGAGACACTTCACCTCAAACAGCACATTCACAAGCAGGAGGACAAAATCAGGAA gctgGGTACGAAGCTGATGAGGCTGGTGAAGGACCGCGGGCGTATGGAGCAGCTGGCAGCAGGGGGGGGCACGCCGCTGGCCCGGATTCGAGATGTCGAGATGGAggagatgatggaggagctgcaggaaaaagTCCGCAGTCTTCAATATGACAACGAGGGCCTCAGACAGCGCCTCCTGGTGGCCAAACAGCAGCTGATAAACTCTCAAAGCCACAGGCAGACTGCATACAGCCATGTCAAGCCTCGGATCAACACGGGGTTAAAGAGGCTTCGAGACAACGCCTCGTCTCCTTCACAAGCACGGCCGAAAA GTTCGAGGAGCTTGGACAGAGCCGGCAGACCTCCGATCGGCCAGCTGCCTCGATACGGACACAGCCTGCTGGAGGAGGCGAGGGCTAAGATCCGCAACCT AGAGAACGTGATAGAGTCCCAGCGGATCCACATGGAGGAGCTGGAAGGAGCCGCAGAACTgctgagggaggagctgaggataAAGGAGGCCAGCTATGAGGAGAGACTGCTGCAGGTCCGACAGCAGCAGAACTCCAAACTGAG GTCGCACGTCAGCAGCAACGTGATGATGGTCCAACTGCAGAAGCAGCTGGCTGACAGGTCCAACGCTGTGACCGAGCTGGAGGGGCGATTCCTCCAGTTGCAGGAG AGTCAGCAGACGCTGAAGGTCAGCCATGACGCTGCCATGCTGAAGGTGGACGAGCTGTCAGCTCAGCTGAAGGACGAGCGACTGAAGGCTTTGGACCTGGAGAAACGGCTGCAGAGCGCCAAGATGTCCAAGATCCAGACGCAGCAG TTAAAGGAGCAAATCAgtgagctggagcaggagagagaCGTGCTGAAGgacaacaatgagaccctgcTGACCAG AGCCTTTGATGTATCTCAGCAACAGAAGTGGCAGcttcaggagcagcagctgaagctgcaGATCGCTCAGCTGGAGACGGCGCTGAAGGCCGACCTCGTCGATAAGAACGAAATCTTGGACAAAATCAAGGCTGAGAGGG ACACAAACGAGAATCTGacagaagaaaataagaaaCTCCAGATCCAGTTTCtggaacagaagcagcagctggaggaagcgAACAGCCGCCTGAAGTTCTACAGCCGG GAGGGTGATTACGATGTGGCTGAACTCACCGAGGCCCTGCTGCTCATCAAA ACACGTAAATCCCAGCAGAGCGGAGACCTGGGCTTcctgaaggaggtggaggaggacacaagcagcagcatgtctgcCAGAGAGCTTAGAGCTGCTCACGCCGAAACCATCCAGGAGCTGCAGAAGACCAGAAACCTGCTTAGCATGGAGAGCCGGATCAGCAGAGACTACAAG GTGGAGCTGGAAGCTGCCATGCAGAAGATGGAGGCTGACAAAGCTGAGAGCGAGCAGAAACTGGAACGTCAGGCTCAGCTGCTGGACGCCAGGGCTGCAAAGATCAAGAAACTAGAAG CTCAGCTCAGAGACATCGCCTATGGCACTAAGACTTACGTCCTCAAACCAGACATCTCAGGAGAGGAAGAGGCGGATGACTTGGATGAAACTCTTCATCTGAAGTGTGGAGAGAACCTCCTGGAGCTTCAGATAGTCGGCATCTCACTGTCTCCAGCCGCGCTGGAGGCTCTGGGTGACACCGAGCCCTCCACCTTCTGCACCTACTCCTTCTATCTGTTTGACCTGCATTCCACTCCAGTGGTGACGGGCCGCAGACCTCAGTATGGCTTCACCTCTAAATACGTAGTAAGCATGGAGGAGAACTTCCTGGACTACCTGTGGGGGGGCTGTGTGACGGTGGAGCTGCACCAGGCGCTGGGACTGGACTGGAGGACGCTGGCGACCGCTCAGCTGCGGCTGCAGCCGTTGATGGAGCAGGACGGGAAGCTTCATGGCAGTGCGACACTGGCTG GGACAGGAGAGGACGCGCGGTCCTTTGGCTCGTTAGACTACTGGCTGAGGCTGAGGATTCCCATGACAGAGACCCTGCAGCTGTACAGAGATAAGGTGAAGGCCGTGGGCTACGTCAGCTCCGCCCTCACACAGCAG CTGCCGAGCAGTAGCAGCTGGAACGAGCTCCTGGTCACCATCCAGCGCTGCACAGACCTGCGGTCCAGGTCCTCCCAGCACCCGAGCCCCTATGTCATCTACAAATTCTTTGACTTCCCTGACTGCCCTACTTCCACCGTCCATGACTGCTGTGACCCCCAGTTCAATGACTGCAAATCCTACTCCGTTCGGATGGATGCAGATCTGCACTGTTACCTGAAGTCTGATGTCCTTCAGTTCTATGTGTTCGACTACAGAGAGGAACAGATGGACACGTATCTGGGCAAGGCCAGAGtgcctctgctgtcactgtcccATGACCAGTCCGTCACAG GTGTGTTTCCGCTGGCTGATCCCTCTGGACAGCCAGCCGGTCACATGGAAGTGACCCTGAAGTGGAAGTTCACGTACCTCCCTCCATCAGAGGCCATCATGGCTGACGAAGAGCCGCCTGCTGCAGAGACGGTCGAGCAGaaaccagagcagcacagcacgGAGGCCACGAGGAGACAGGCTCTGCTgacagacgaggaggaggagctccatCGCTGCTCCTCTCACCCGGAGGCTGCTGCTAAG GTTCTGCTGCCTAAACTCATACAGAGAGCTCAGCCCAAAGACGCTCCACCAGCTAAAAGAGTCACGTTTGGTGAGGCCACGGCCGCAGACAAGCAG GTTGTgtccacagagcaggaggaTGAAGAACAGTCTTGTGTCTCTGATGGACAGCTTGTCCCAGCGAACGCTCAGTCCTCCGACGACTCTGAAATCTCTGAGGACATTGTTGAAG ATGTTGAGGAGGTCCGAGCGGCTGCTGAGGATCAGAGTGAATCGActgacagtgatgactgcatcGTTCACGGACCGGCCGCGGGGAGGAAG CCCTCTGAGCGAGTgcgggtggaggtggtgtctctGAGCCTGAGGCCGGACTCTTGGGTGGCGCAGGACAGCAGCGTGATGCGTCTGTTTGTGGAGTACTCCTTCCTGGACCTGCCCACCGAGGAGACGCCGCTGTCTCTCCCCAAACCCCCGCCGGGCAAGAGCATCAACTACAACTACAGCAAAG TCATTCCTGTGGATGTGCAGAGCAATGCAGCACGGCGGCATCTGCTGAGGGGAGTCCTACAGGGACGAAACCCTCAGATGGAAAG AATCCGGTTCACGGTGGTGAGTGAGCCTCCAgaagcagaggagcaggagagggagtgTGAGGATGTGGGCGTGGCCTTCCTGAGGATCAACAAGATCCTGGAGAGGCAGCAGGACGTGACTGAAGCCATCCTGGACG tgttggACATGGACAACAGCAGTGAGGTGGTGGGCAGCCTGACTGTGTCTGTGGAAGGATTGGAGGCTCTGCAGTCCATCATGAAGGACCAGGATGTCTCTGCCCAGCTTCCATCAGCATGA